One Bdellovibrio bacteriovorus str. Tiberius DNA segment encodes these proteins:
- the fliQ gene encoding flagellar biosynthesis protein FliQ gives MTDELVIRLGQDALRTTAMLAAPLLISTLVVGLAVSIFQALTQINEATLTFIPKMIVVAAVFVLAGPWMMDVMSSYTVNLFENIAVMVRE, from the coding sequence ATGACAGATGAATTGGTAATCAGACTGGGACAAGACGCTCTTCGCACGACAGCCATGCTGGCGGCGCCACTTTTGATCAGCACGCTGGTCGTGGGTTTGGCAGTCAGTATCTTCCAGGCTCTGACTCAGATCAATGAGGCGACGTTGACCTTCATTCCAAAGATGATTGTGGTGGCGGCGGTGTTCGTTCTGGCCGGGCCATGGATGATGGACGTAATGAGCTCTTACACTGTGAATCTTTTTGAAAATATTGCCGTGATGGTGAGGGAATAG
- the fliP gene encoding flagellar type III secretion system pore protein FliP (The bacterial flagellar biogenesis protein FliP forms a type III secretion system (T3SS)-type pore required for flagellar assembly.) has product MIRNKWALWSLLLLPLVFFFGSSAFAQVTLPTMNLGFKTTDNPNEVVNAVKLIMVMTVLTLAPAILIMMTGFTRIIIVLSFLRQAMGVQQMPPNQLLVGLALFLTFFVMQPAFNEMNTNGIQPYMAGTISQDQAIERTFAPLRKFMFNQTRDSDLALFIKLSKVEKPKTRADVPTMVLVPAFVVSELKTAFQIGFIIFLPFLVIDIVAASVLMAMGMMMLPPVVISLPFKIMLFVLVDGWGLLIGSMVKSFG; this is encoded by the coding sequence GTGATCAGAAATAAATGGGCTCTTTGGAGTCTGCTTCTTTTGCCTCTGGTATTCTTCTTCGGTTCCAGTGCGTTTGCCCAAGTGACATTGCCAACAATGAACCTGGGTTTCAAGACAACCGACAACCCAAATGAGGTTGTGAACGCGGTGAAGTTGATCATGGTTATGACGGTGCTGACTTTGGCACCGGCGATCCTGATCATGATGACCGGTTTCACCCGTATTATTATTGTGCTGTCCTTCCTGCGTCAGGCGATGGGTGTGCAGCAGATGCCACCGAATCAGCTTCTGGTCGGACTGGCTTTGTTTTTGACTTTCTTCGTGATGCAGCCGGCGTTCAACGAAATGAACACCAACGGCATCCAGCCATATATGGCTGGCACGATTTCCCAGGATCAGGCGATTGAAAGAACTTTCGCGCCTTTGCGCAAGTTCATGTTCAATCAGACCCGTGATTCGGATCTGGCATTGTTCATTAAACTTTCCAAAGTTGAAAAACCAAAAACCCGTGCCGATGTTCCGACAATGGTTCTGGTTCCGGCCTTTGTGGTGTCCGAATTGAAAACGGCCTTCCAGATCGGCTTTATCATCTTCCTGCCATTCCTGGTGATCGACATCGTCGCTGCCAGCGTTTTGATGGCGATGGGTATGATGATGCTTCCTCCAGTTGTGATTTCGTTGCCCTTTAAGATCATGCTTTTTGTCCTGGTGGATGGATGGGGTTTGCTCATCGGTTCCATGGTCAAGAGTTTCGGGTGA
- a CDS encoding FliO/MopB family protein, translated as MKMRWLLSLIFVVSVSAHAEQASTPTAAASESQELSAAATAEPNDLPKTESKDVTKNDNRKESEILLNLESNKKAASEGGGLFRILFTLSMLGVVGTGAFFFLRKYKVPKAMKHQTQIKVLQQHYLGPKKSLAIVRVAGESILIGVTDHNISMIKSLSLLDDEVPEEAPQSFGKVLGQSNSKNVDFDDTAAEEETPPSRKRSAKDLDLDEEFAISGIKDIVSKRLKGMRSFQ; from the coding sequence ATGAAGATGCGTTGGTTGCTTTCTTTGATCTTTGTAGTTTCAGTTTCTGCCCATGCGGAGCAGGCGTCCACGCCAACGGCGGCAGCGTCTGAATCCCAGGAGCTTTCCGCGGCCGCGACAGCAGAGCCAAATGATCTGCCAAAGACAGAGTCAAAGGATGTCACTAAAAATGACAACCGCAAAGAATCCGAGATTCTTCTGAATCTGGAATCCAATAAGAAAGCAGCCTCTGAAGGCGGCGGACTTTTCCGTATTCTTTTCACCCTGTCCATGCTGGGTGTTGTGGGTACGGGCGCGTTCTTCTTCCTGCGCAAGTATAAAGTTCCCAAAGCGATGAAACATCAGACGCAGATCAAGGTTTTGCAGCAGCACTACCTGGGTCCGAAGAAAAGTCTGGCAATCGTGCGCGTGGCGGGCGAGTCCATCCTGATCGGTGTGACGGATCATAATATCTCCATGATCAAGTCCCTGTCCCTTCTGGATGACGAAGTGCCTGAAGAAGCGCCACAAAGCTTCGGCAAAGTTCTGGGTCAGTCCAATTCCAAAAATGTGGACTTCGACGACACGGCGGCTGAAGAGGAAACTCCGCCTTCGCGCAAACGCAGCGCCAAGGATCTGGATCTGGACGAGGAATTTGCGATCAGTGGAATCAAGGATATCGTTTCCAAACGTCTTAAAGGCATGAGGTCTTTTCAGTGA
- the fliM gene encoding flagellar motor switch protein FliM yields MNQVLSQSEVDALLAAVSDGDVGSPEASKPEAQNVGKVDERKIVSYDLTSQDRIIRGRLPQLEVIYEKFMRAFRVSLSSALRKIASITLTSTEFLKFGEFINTLPMPTCMSVLRFGNLRGSALFVIESKLAYALVDSFFGGADRPYTKIDGKDFTPIELSIVQKVVGLAINDMEMAWASIEKIGCSFVRTEVNPQFVGIVPPTDVVIASTFDVELENATGTISIVIPYATIEPIKQKLQTGFQVETDQTDKKLWTAIIQEQLLETDMEIKVNLGETEIKLKDLMNLKVGDVIPLDQDASGEFDVAVEGVRKFKGYYGIHHGTVAVQVTRPVEK; encoded by the coding sequence ATGAATCAGGTTCTTTCACAAAGTGAAGTGGATGCTCTGTTAGCCGCGGTCTCTGACGGGGACGTGGGCTCGCCAGAGGCGTCCAAGCCCGAAGCGCAGAACGTCGGTAAAGTCGACGAGCGCAAGATCGTTTCTTATGACCTTACCAGCCAGGACCGTATTATTCGTGGCCGCCTTCCTCAACTGGAAGTTATCTACGAGAAATTCATGCGTGCCTTCCGCGTTTCTTTGTCATCTGCTTTGCGTAAAATCGCTTCCATCACACTGACTTCCACTGAATTCCTGAAATTCGGGGAGTTCATCAATACATTGCCAATGCCGACGTGCATGTCGGTGCTGCGTTTCGGAAACCTGCGTGGTTCCGCACTGTTCGTGATCGAAAGCAAGCTGGCTTACGCACTGGTTGACAGTTTCTTTGGCGGTGCTGACCGTCCTTATACAAAAATCGACGGCAAGGACTTCACCCCAATTGAGCTTTCCATTGTCCAAAAGGTGGTGGGTCTGGCGATCAACGATATGGAAATGGCGTGGGCCTCCATTGAAAAGATCGGCTGTTCTTTTGTTCGTACCGAGGTGAACCCGCAGTTCGTGGGTATCGTGCCTCCGACGGACGTGGTTATTGCCTCCACGTTTGACGTGGAGCTTGAAAACGCGACGGGCACGATCTCTATCGTGATTCCTTACGCGACCATCGAGCCGATCAAACAAAAACTGCAGACCGGTTTCCAGGTTGAAACCGATCAGACAGACAAAAAGCTTTGGACTGCGATCATCCAGGAACAGCTTCTGGAAACAGACATGGAGATCAAAGTGAACCTGGGCGAAACCGAGATCAAGCTGAAAGATCTCATGAACCTGAAAGTCGGCGATGTGATTCCGCTGGATCAGGATGCTTCGGGTGAATTCGACGTGGCGGTCGAAGGTGTCAGAAAGTTTAAAGGTTATTACGGAATACATCATGGAACCGTGGCTGTGCAAGTGACCAGACCGGTGGAAAAGTAG
- a CDS encoding flagellar basal body-associated FliL family protein, with the protein MWSFIMEDEVAEEKAAASDVSSAPSGGSGQKPILLIALAVVNMLVVAGVGFMLYSNRKKEAAESKIEQVIKGEAEAQHKEATEEKEVIGKVVPLETFIVNLAGSKGRKVAKVNMELEVTGSHVMEELEKRKAQIRDIIIIILSSKTYEDVSSREGKDSLRSEIKDTINSFLVQGKISNVFFTEFIYN; encoded by the coding sequence ATGTGGTCATTCATCATGGAGGATGAAGTGGCTGAAGAAAAAGCGGCAGCATCGGATGTATCGTCAGCTCCGAGCGGGGGATCTGGACAAAAGCCTATTCTACTTATTGCCTTGGCGGTCGTTAATATGCTCGTCGTTGCAGGTGTTGGATTCATGCTCTATTCCAACCGCAAGAAAGAAGCGGCAGAATCTAAAATTGAACAAGTGATCAAAGGCGAAGCAGAAGCTCAGCACAAAGAGGCCACTGAAGAAAAAGAGGTCATCGGTAAAGTCGTTCCTCTGGAAACCTTTATTGTGAATCTGGCGGGCTCTAAAGGCCGTAAAGTCGCAAAAGTGAACATGGAGCTGGAAGTGACCGGCAGCCACGTCATGGAAGAGCTGGAAAAGCGCAAAGCCCAGATCCGCGACATCATTATTATTATTCTATCCAGCAAGACCTATGAGGATGTTTCCTCCAGGGAAGGCAAAGACAGTCTTCGCAGTGAAATCAAGGACACCATCAACTCTTTCCTGGTTCAGGGAAAGATTTCCAACGTGTTCTTCACCGAGTTTATTTATAACTAA
- a CDS encoding CsbD family protein, with protein MNKDIFQGKIKEISGELRKKWGALTDDDIQKTKGNMEALSGLVQQKIGLSKEEASKQVSEFMTNMDRKFEGKAESASDKVNSKIDDIKNKLSH; from the coding sequence ATGAACAAGGATATCTTCCAAGGCAAAATCAAGGAAATATCGGGCGAGCTTCGCAAAAAATGGGGAGCCCTGACCGATGATGACATTCAAAAAACCAAAGGCAACATGGAAGCCTTAAGCGGATTGGTTCAGCAGAAAATCGGACTTTCCAAAGAAGAAGCGTCAAAACAAGTTTCTGAGTTCATGACCAACATGGACAGAAAGTTCGAAGGCAAAGCCGAATCAGCTTCCGACAAGGTGAATTCAAAAATCGACGACATCAAAAACAAGCTGTCTCACTAA
- a CDS encoding murein L,D-transpeptidase catalytic domain family protein, producing MKNALPYILGTALFCTAFSASAAQQDNINRKIISQGVPADAVNRLSKFMYENRGRSFQQDTYTCEGKDPASVRPCEEVKRNRSSKYVTLNSPQYVVIVDYSAPSTERRFYFINLRNGAVEKYYTSHGIGSGDGNYAYRFSNTKDSRQTSLGIYLTGEVYTGSYGKTLRMYGLQRSNDQAYNRDIVVHGAWYVGEDFINMINKKTGQPYGRLGLSWGCPALSLSMAEKLIPLLKGGSVIYHYHPALVDEAQSGRLVSTKKKN from the coding sequence ATGAAAAATGCCTTGCCATACATTCTGGGGACAGCGCTTTTCTGCACTGCCTTTTCTGCCTCTGCAGCCCAGCAGGACAACATCAATCGTAAAATCATTTCTCAGGGAGTGCCTGCCGATGCGGTCAATCGCCTGAGCAAATTCATGTATGAAAACCGCGGCCGCAGCTTCCAGCAGGACACCTACACCTGTGAAGGCAAAGACCCGGCCAGTGTGCGCCCTTGCGAAGAAGTCAAACGCAACCGCAGCAGCAAGTACGTCACCCTGAACAGCCCACAGTATGTGGTCATCGTGGATTATTCTGCGCCGTCCACCGAAAGACGTTTTTATTTTATCAACCTTCGCAACGGCGCGGTTGAGAAATACTACACCTCTCACGGCATTGGCAGTGGTGATGGCAACTATGCTTATCGCTTTAGTAACACCAAAGATTCCCGCCAGACGTCACTGGGAATTTATCTGACCGGAGAAGTGTATACCGGATCTTACGGAAAAACCCTGCGCATGTACGGCCTGCAAAGATCCAACGATCAGGCTTACAACCGCGATATCGTTGTGCATGGAGCCTGGTATGTCGGCGAGGATTTCATTAATATGATCAATAAAAAAACCGGACAGCCTTACGGCCGCCTGGGTTTAAGCTGGGGTTGCCCGGCGTTGTCTTTGTCGATGGCGGAAAAGCTGATTCCGCTGTTGAAGGGTGGCAGCGTGATCTATCACTACCACCCAGCGTTGGTGGATGAGGCCCAGTCGGGCCGTCTGGTTTCCACCAAGAAAAAGAATTAG
- a CDS encoding inositol monophosphatase family protein, which translates to MENSVKSRDWKQVLGQAIEAVNLGRQVLLNYFGNLEHVEEKFQAGLVSEADKESERVIAEHLRKNFPEIEFLGEETFAASHGTGTKVAWSKAGANGRWILDPLDGTTNYVHRFPIFCISLGLEIDGQIQLAVIDVPMLNETYTAIRGQGAFVNGKPLRVSKNTELKKGLLATGFVSEHEHVISEQLRIFDDMVRKCRGVRRPGAAAYDLAQVARGVFDGYWERNIQPWDAAAGILLVEEAGGVVQTYRGEAYTPYKNSIVAGNADMVTEIQKVLVPRLSEGTD; encoded by the coding sequence GTGGAAAACAGCGTAAAATCAAGGGATTGGAAGCAGGTCTTAGGTCAAGCTATTGAAGCTGTGAACCTGGGCCGACAGGTGCTTCTCAATTATTTCGGTAACTTAGAGCACGTCGAGGAAAAGTTCCAAGCGGGCCTTGTCAGCGAAGCCGACAAAGAATCAGAAAGAGTCATTGCAGAGCATCTTAGGAAAAATTTTCCGGAAATCGAGTTCCTGGGCGAGGAAACCTTCGCCGCATCTCACGGAACCGGGACAAAGGTCGCGTGGAGCAAGGCAGGCGCAAATGGGCGCTGGATCTTGGATCCACTGGATGGGACCACAAACTATGTTCATCGTTTTCCGATTTTCTGCATCAGCTTGGGTTTGGAAATCGACGGTCAAATTCAGCTCGCCGTGATTGATGTACCGATGTTGAATGAAACATACACCGCGATTCGCGGGCAGGGTGCATTCGTCAACGGCAAGCCTTTGCGAGTCAGCAAGAACACCGAACTGAAGAAAGGCCTGCTGGCCACGGGTTTTGTGTCAGAGCATGAACACGTGATTTCTGAACAGCTGAGAATCTTTGACGACATGGTTCGCAAATGCCGTGGTGTTCGCCGTCCTGGCGCTGCGGCTTATGATCTGGCGCAAGTGGCGCGCGGTGTTTTTGATGGTTATTGGGAACGCAATATTCAACCATGGGATGCAGCTGCAGGAATTCTTCTTGTCGAGGAAGCTGGTGGCGTCGTGCAGACTTACCGCGGTGAAGCCTACACGCCCTATAAGAATTCGATCGTGGCGGGAAATGCCGATATGGTCACAGAGATTCAAAAGGTCCTTGTGCCTCGCCTGAGCGAGGGCACAGACTAA
- a CDS encoding SPOR domain-containing protein: MSSKTDVMVKLALVFFISLLSFSIGTFVGKKYSDNQHQLAALEPQKSSHTQEREVASVSEHGTSEGKVGAMTDEEIAKLAEEFVADETTPVTTENEATPAHGEHAAPASHHGEIAETKVESKEPKVETHKPNPTKGDKTPVTQHNEPSEAAKNVAAGKAPTTLEAAEKKVTAKEDRLPSSLPKDVAQFAVGKFTVQVASYADEAEAQKMASDLKNKGYSAFYIPANIKGKTWFRVSVGQFATQKEAQAYRTELVTKAKVGSAIVQKITE; encoded by the coding sequence ATGAGTTCTAAAACGGATGTGATGGTGAAACTAGCTTTAGTTTTCTTTATTTCTTTGCTGTCTTTCTCTATCGGTACATTTGTAGGCAAGAAGTACAGTGACAACCAACATCAGCTGGCTGCTTTGGAACCTCAAAAATCCTCTCACACCCAAGAGCGTGAAGTGGCTTCTGTTTCTGAACACGGGACCTCAGAAGGCAAAGTGGGCGCGATGACTGATGAAGAGATCGCGAAACTTGCTGAAGAATTCGTGGCGGATGAAACGACTCCTGTAACAACTGAAAACGAAGCAACACCAGCTCACGGTGAACACGCGGCTCCTGCCAGTCACCACGGTGAAATCGCTGAAACAAAAGTTGAATCCAAAGAACCTAAAGTTGAGACTCACAAACCGAACCCAACCAAAGGTGACAAAACTCCTGTAACCCAGCACAACGAACCATCTGAAGCTGCGAAAAACGTAGCGGCAGGCAAAGCTCCAACAACTTTGGAAGCAGCAGAAAAGAAAGTAACGGCGAAAGAAGACCGTCTGCCTTCTTCCCTTCCTAAAGATGTGGCTCAGTTCGCAGTGGGCAAATTCACTGTGCAAGTGGCGTCTTATGCTGATGAAGCAGAAGCTCAGAAAATGGCTTCTGACCTGAAAAACAAAGGTTATAGCGCGTTCTATATCCCGGCAAATATCAAAGGCAAAACCTGGTTCCGCGTAAGTGTTGGCCAGTTTGCGACTCAGAAAGAAGCTCAAGCTTACCGCACAGAGCTTGTGACTAAAGCGAAAGTCGGCTCTGCGATCGTTCAAAAGATCACTGAGTAA
- a CDS encoding ATP-dependent helicase, with translation MDVLDFVTKNLNPAQKDAVETLEGPLLILAGAGSGKTRVLTHRMANMIGQGVAASDEILCVTFTNKAAKEMEHRIYKILADMGAIVHTQLWINTFHSFCVRVLRQHITLLDYKPFFGIYDSSDQLSQIKKVMTALDINDKMYPAKNFQSRISSAKMMGLSPEGLEKSSKRLMDQKTVEVYKAYEREMKKANSLDFDDLLLKTYDLFRMYPDVLQMYQKKFRYIMVDEYQDTNHIQYLLVQMLASAHRNLCVVGDEDQSIYSWRGADIKNILDFEKDFRDAKVIKLEENYRSSANIVNGATAVIKNNSQRKDKTLFTSNEPGDLIHVREEKNEYEEGRFVAKTIQSMINEGEGSHNDYAIFYRTNAQSRVLEEQLRTMGIPYRLVGGVRFYERMEIKDMISYMKLSINPADDIALKRIINVPARGIGKTTIEKIEEYAAHKNLSMFEAAEKSCDERLFNAGTTGKIRRFVDLMKDLQQNAQHLKLLEFFAVVLDRTEYLAALKKDESPESQARIENLEELDNAIAQFVQERGEESTLISFLEEMALVNDVDSLNQEQNSVTMMTLHISKGLEYPYVFVVGLEENLFPSARSAESDSEEDVEEERRLAYVGMTRARQKLWLTYAKMRRVWGQEQFNPPSRFIKEIPQNLIDFKTSAEAPRFMARYGSSSYDSDFGGTPKWGATSSDRNRARTQSYDDAQDFPDYDNEGSGSAPFSKGMRVRHPTFGVGTVYATEGTGENFKVSVMFTDKTVKKFVVKYARLERV, from the coding sequence ATGGATGTACTTGATTTTGTTACGAAAAATCTGAACCCCGCGCAGAAGGATGCCGTCGAAACCCTGGAAGGGCCTTTGCTTATCCTTGCCGGCGCCGGATCTGGCAAAACCCGCGTCCTTACCCACCGCATGGCCAATATGATCGGCCAAGGGGTCGCGGCTTCCGATGAAATCCTGTGTGTGACCTTTACCAATAAGGCCGCCAAAGAGATGGAACATCGTATTTACAAGATCCTGGCGGACATGGGTGCCATTGTTCACACCCAGCTTTGGATCAATACCTTCCACAGCTTCTGTGTTCGCGTTCTGCGCCAGCACATCACACTTCTGGATTACAAGCCCTTCTTCGGAATCTATGATTCTTCCGATCAGCTAAGCCAGATCAAGAAAGTCATGACCGCTCTGGATATCAACGACAAGATGTATCCGGCAAAAAACTTCCAAAGCCGTATCAGCAGCGCCAAGATGATGGGCCTTTCCCCGGAAGGTTTGGAAAAGTCCTCGAAACGTCTGATGGATCAAAAGACTGTTGAAGTTTACAAAGCCTATGAGCGCGAAATGAAAAAGGCCAACAGCCTTGATTTCGATGATCTGCTTTTGAAAACCTATGATCTGTTCCGCATGTACCCTGATGTTCTGCAGATGTATCAGAAAAAATTCCGCTACATCATGGTGGACGAGTATCAGGATACCAATCACATTCAGTATCTGCTGGTGCAGATGCTGGCTTCCGCTCACCGCAACCTGTGCGTGGTGGGTGACGAGGATCAGTCCATCTACAGCTGGCGCGGAGCCGACATCAAAAACATCCTGGATTTTGAAAAAGACTTCCGCGACGCGAAGGTGATCAAGCTTGAGGAAAATTACCGATCCAGCGCCAACATCGTAAATGGCGCCACGGCCGTGATCAAAAACAATTCCCAGCGCAAAGACAAAACCCTGTTCACCTCCAATGAACCCGGCGATCTGATTCACGTGCGTGAGGAAAAGAACGAATACGAAGAAGGCCGCTTCGTTGCAAAGACCATCCAGTCGATGATCAACGAAGGCGAAGGCTCGCACAACGACTATGCGATCTTCTATCGCACCAATGCCCAGTCGCGTGTTCTGGAAGAACAGCTGCGCACCATGGGTATTCCGTATCGCTTGGTTGGCGGCGTGCGCTTCTATGAGCGTATGGAGATCAAGGACATGATTTCCTACATGAAGCTGTCCATCAACCCTGCAGATGATATCGCCCTGAAGCGCATCATCAATGTTCCAGCACGCGGTATCGGAAAAACCACGATTGAAAAAATCGAAGAATACGCAGCTCACAAAAACCTGAGCATGTTCGAAGCAGCTGAAAAATCCTGCGACGAGCGTCTGTTCAATGCCGGCACCACCGGCAAGATCCGCCGCTTTGTTGATCTGATGAAAGACCTTCAGCAAAATGCCCAGCATTTGAAACTGCTGGAATTCTTTGCTGTGGTTCTGGATCGCACCGAATATCTGGCAGCTTTGAAAAAAGATGAATCCCCGGAATCCCAGGCGCGCATCGAAAACTTGGAGGAACTGGACAACGCCATTGCCCAGTTCGTGCAAGAGCGTGGTGAAGAATCGACATTGATCAGCTTCCTGGAAGAAATGGCTCTGGTGAACGACGTGGATTCTTTGAATCAGGAACAGAACTCGGTCACCATGATGACTCTGCACATCTCCAAGGGTCTTGAATATCCTTACGTGTTTGTTGTGGGTCTTGAGGAAAATCTTTTCCCAAGTGCTCGCAGTGCGGAAAGTGACAGCGAAGAAGATGTCGAGGAAGAACGCCGTCTGGCTTACGTGGGCATGACCCGCGCTCGCCAGAAACTGTGGTTGACCTACGCGAAAATGAGACGCGTGTGGGGCCAGGAGCAATTCAATCCGCCTTCCCGATTCATCAAGGAAATCCCGCAGAACCTGATCGACTTTAAAACATCGGCCGAAGCGCCGCGCTTTATGGCCCGCTATGGTTCCAGCTCTTATGACTCTGACTTTGGCGGCACGCCGAAATGGGGCGCCACCAGCTCTGACCGCAATCGTGCGCGCACGCAGAGTTACGATGATGCTCAAGACTTCCCGGATTACGACAATGAAGGGAGCGGATCTGCGCCATTCTCTAAAGGTATGCGCGTAAGACACCCGACATTTGGGGTCGGCACTGTGTACGCAACCGAAGGCACCGGCGAAAACTTCAAGGTCAGCGTGATGTTCACGGATAAAACTGTGAAGAAATTCGTGGTGAAGTACGCCCGCTTGGAGCGCGTGTAG
- a CDS encoding HAMP domain-containing methyl-accepting chemotaxis protein — MKSWSLKAKLTVMGLSVALLSATSGALGFYFLNKVSGEYSIVAQENLPSLKELADLRATIRELRIHVRSIGLAGNTQEDVNHYVEKAKEQVVLFEKHIDAYEKIDPSAKERKSYKEFIAGWTEFKNFGGEILALSAHYKENEDKVVALIRDVCPTKAQKVYEPLLNETTYQVQYADQSAHEAVNAEEQARFWVTVFAAISIVLAGLVSFFASSSVAKTVKQICDALADNSQEVHKAASYLSEASVTVQNGASKASSMLEASTASISQIEAIVKISSDRARQAKVASEDSRTSAEDGSGAIKQLMNSMTKISDSSRKMQDIINIIEDISFQTNLLALNAAVEAARAGEAGRGFAVVAEAVRSLAQRSSVSAKEISELISQSASYINEGVAKAGQSQDVLTRIHKDIEKVSSYNQDIASSSEEQRVGIQQVSGALVSLDTTSQSNTKASEQVSSIAKELNEKTEAVDSLISDLRGLIEGRKAS, encoded by the coding sequence ATGAAATCCTGGAGTTTGAAAGCAAAGTTAACGGTGATGGGTCTTTCGGTAGCCCTGCTTTCCGCAACCAGCGGCGCGCTGGGATTTTACTTCCTGAACAAAGTCAGTGGTGAGTACAGCATCGTCGCACAGGAAAACCTGCCCTCCTTAAAAGAACTAGCCGACCTTCGCGCCACCATACGCGAATTGCGCATCCATGTTCGCAGCATCGGCCTTGCGGGCAACACCCAGGAAGATGTGAATCACTATGTTGAAAAAGCCAAAGAGCAAGTCGTCCTTTTTGAAAAGCATATTGATGCCTATGAAAAGATCGACCCTTCTGCCAAAGAACGCAAAAGCTATAAAGAGTTCATCGCAGGGTGGACTGAGTTCAAAAACTTCGGCGGCGAGATTCTGGCTTTAAGTGCGCACTACAAAGAGAACGAAGACAAAGTTGTCGCATTGATTCGCGATGTATGTCCCACAAAAGCACAAAAAGTCTACGAACCCCTGCTGAATGAAACAACCTATCAGGTGCAGTACGCGGATCAGTCCGCGCATGAGGCAGTGAACGCCGAAGAACAAGCGCGCTTCTGGGTGACTGTCTTTGCTGCTATTTCAATTGTCCTGGCGGGACTGGTGTCGTTCTTTGCTTCCTCGTCTGTTGCCAAGACGGTCAAACAAATCTGCGACGCTCTGGCCGACAATTCCCAGGAAGTGCATAAAGCCGCCAGCTATCTTTCCGAAGCCAGCGTGACCGTTCAAAATGGTGCTAGCAAAGCTTCCTCCATGCTGGAAGCCAGCACCGCCTCGATCAGTCAGATTGAAGCCATCGTTAAAATCAGCAGCGACCGCGCCCGTCAGGCCAAGGTGGCTTCTGAAGACTCCCGAACTTCTGCTGAAGACGGCTCGGGCGCGATCAAACAACTGATGAACTCAATGACCAAGATCAGTGACAGTTCCAGAAAAATGCAGGACATCATCAATATCATTGAAGACATTTCCTTCCAGACAAATCTGCTGGCCCTGAATGCCGCCGTGGAAGCCGCCCGCGCCGGAGAAGCCGGTCGTGGGTTTGCCGTGGTGGCTGAAGCAGTTCGTTCCTTGGCACAAAGAAGTTCCGTGTCAGCGAAAGAGATCTCTGAATTGATCTCTCAAAGTGCCAGCTACATTAATGAAGGTGTTGCCAAGGCCGGCCAAAGCCAGGATGTTCTGACTCGCATCCATAAAGACATTGAAAAGGTGTCGTCTTATAATCAGGACATTGCTTCGTCCAGTGAAGAACAGCGCGTGGGCATCCAGCAGGTTTCCGGGGCCCTGGTCAGTCTGGACACGACATCGCAAAGCAACACCAAGGCTTCAGAACAGGTTTCTTCCATTGCAAAAGAACTGAATGAAAAAACCGAGGCCGTGGATTCCCTGATTTCGGATCTGCGTGGATTGATCGAAGGCCGCAAGGCCTCTTAA